The proteins below come from a single Mangifera indica cultivar Alphonso chromosome 16, CATAS_Mindica_2.1, whole genome shotgun sequence genomic window:
- the LOC123199512 gene encoding protein MKS1, protein MSDPSLHHPPPPSPAVKKSSSPIQGPRPPPLSISKPSHKIKKPPRPPLPQQPVIIYAVSPKIINVAVSDFMATVQRLTGISSDDFCSGGDVSPAARLASTEKVISPKEKAFNVEACEEMMEEGIEVGRTPGILSPAILPPVVPEWYFSPTSDPYSLASFLASPGSGLFPGSMGSPNFSPEIFGQIWNF, encoded by the coding sequence ATGAGCGATCCATCACTCCACCACCCTCCTCCGCCCTCCCCCGCCGTCAAAAAGTCATCTTCACCCATCCAGGGCCCACGTCCTCCGCCCCTCAGCATCAGCAAACCCTCCCACAAAATCAAGAAACCACCTAGGCCACCTCTTCCTCAGCAGCCCGTCATTATCTACGCGGTCTCTCCCAAGATCATAAACGTCGCCGTTTCGGACTTCATGGCCACCGTCCAACGCCTCACAGGGATATCCTCTGACGACTTCTGCAGCGGAGGGGACGTGTCCCCGGCCGCCAGGCTGGCTTCCACTGAGAAAGTGATTAGTCCAAAGGAGAAAGCTTTTAATGTAGAGGCTTGTGAAGAGATGATGGAAGAAGGAATTGAAGTGGGTCGGACACCCGGGATTCTTTCGCCGGCGATACTGCCGCCGGTGGTCCCAGAATGGTACTTTTCTCCGACGAGTGACCCGTATTCGCTTGCTTCGTTCTTGGCTAGTCCCGGGTCGGGGCTTTTTCCAGGTTCTATGGGCTCTCCCAATTTTTCACCTGAAATTTTTGGTCAAATTTGGaacttttaa
- the LOC123198644 gene encoding uridylate kinase: protein MAISTPFISSSSSNLLSFSFASSLGCFRTHQVSFLRTNHRNFSNNHVASNGRLLINCCSSSDIDSSQNPISIRQPQMSSMSPFGVTFNEAGMSKSSFKWQRVLLKVSGEALAGDNTQNIDPKITMAIAREVASVTRLGIEVAIVVGGGNIFRGSSWAGCSGLDRSSADYIGMLATVMNAIFLQATMESIGIPTRVQTAFRMSEVAEPYIRRRAVRHLEKGRVVIFAAGTGNPFFTTDTAAALRCAEINAEVVLKATNVDGVYDDDPRCNPNAQLLDTLTYQEVTSKDLSVMDMTAITLCQENNIPVVVFNLSQPGNISKAIKGEKVGTLIGGTWNSAVART from the exons ATGGCAATTTCAACCCCctttatctcttcttcttcgtctAATTTGCTATCTTTTTCGTTTGCATCTTCTTTGGGTTGTTTCCGAACCCATCAGGTTAGTTTTTTGAGGACTAATCATCgaaattttagtaataatcATGTAGCCTCAAATGGACGGTTGTTGATAAACTGTTGCTCCTCTTCTGACATAGATTCCTCTCAGAACCCCATAAGCATCAG GCAGCCTCAAATGTCATCTATGTCTCCATTTGGAGTGACATTCAATGAAGCTGGTATGTCTAAGTCATCCTTTAAATGGCAAAGGGTGTTGCTTAAAGTGAGTGGAGAAGCACTTGCGGGAGATAATACCCAAAATATTGACCCAAAG ATTACAATGGCCATCGCTAGAGAGGTGGCATCAGTGACTCGTCTTGGCATTGAG GTTGCAATTGTGGTTGGTGGAGGAAACATCTTCCGTGGATCTTCGTGGGCAGGATGTAGTGGTCTTGATCGCTCATCTGCAGATTATAttgg GATGTTGGCTACAGTCATGAATGCCATATTTCTTCAAGCGACAATGGAAAGTATTGGAATTCCCACGAGGGTACAGACGGCATTTCGCATGTCTGAGGTTGCAGAACCATATATACGTCGAAGAGCTGTGAGGCATTTAGAGAAAGGAAGAGTTGTGATTTTTGCAGCTGGAACTGGGAATCCATTCTTCACCACAGACACTGCTGCAGCCCTTCGCTGTGCAGAAA TTAATGCAGAGGTGGTTCTAAAAGCTACAAATGTTGATGGGGTCTATGATGATGATCCCAGGTGTAACCCAAATGCTCAACTTCTTGATACTTTAACATATCAAGAGGTGACTTCTAAAGATCTGTCAGTAATGGACATGACTGCCATTACTTTGTGCCAAGAAAATAACATTCCAG TTGTTGTCTTCAACTTAAGCCAACCAGGCAACATCTCAAAGGCAATAAAAGGAGAGAAGGTTGGTACATTGATTGGTGGGACATGGAATTCAGCAGTGGCAAGGACATGA
- the LOC123198887 gene encoding uncharacterized protein LOC123198887 isoform X2, protein MMNVCQKCGDKGYLKDLIYCMQCKVSAEHRYCLDILPKSRREKVVWTCEECTPKDVKHCPVSSRKSERIIQAAEIRLNKRQVLKQTSFSKTKVHAQLGNLVEAKQPGINCFSSNDNLKRLPFYDENRFNEELRKQKRTLVLEDGENSDEESRLGEAEASPSVPTVYNGSLNTKQKRRLVLEDGENLVEESIPGEAEASPSVPTVYNGSLNTSYYLLPLDSNNDAHPQTAIGPIWRGCFNISDVNGQNIVGLVAHLTSRVCSKVLDAATALPELLTIEVVSKFDVWPQRFHKSPPTADAVALNFLPEYESDEKVIDGLLDRMIEQNLALKAVIKDMELLVFPSTDLPLDKWRLCRKYYLWGVFKLSLPNLQSVYNM, encoded by the exons ATG ATGAATGTTTGTCAGAAATGTGGAGATAAAGGTTACTTGAAGGACCTTATATACTGTATGCAGTGTAAGGTTTCAGCAGAGCATCG TTATTGTCTGGACATACTGCCAAAGAGCAGAAGGGAAAAGGTTGTTTGGACATGTGAGGAATGTACTCCAAAAGATGTTAAGCACTGTCCAGTTTCATCGAGAAAAAGTGAACGCATCATTCAAGCTGCTGAAATTAGATTGAATAAGAGGCAGGTACTAAAGCAAACCAGTTTCTCAAAAACAAAGGTGCATGCCCAATTGGGTAACTTGGTTGAAGCAAAGCAGCCCGgaattaattgtttttcctCTAATGATAACTTGAAAAGACTGCCATTTTATGATGAAAACCGTTTCAATGAAGAGCTTAGGAAGCAAAAGAGGACACTGGTCCTGGAAGATGGAGAAAACTCAGATGAAGAGTCTAGACTGGGTGAAGCTGAAGCTTCTCCATCAGTTCCTACTGTCTACAATGGTTCATTGAACACTAAGCAAAAGAGGAGGCTGGTCCTGGAAGATGGAGAAAACTTGGTTGAAGAGTCTATACCGGGTGAAGCTGAAGCTTCTCCATCAGTTCCTACTGTCTACAATGGTTCATTGAACACATCATACTACTTGCTACCTTTGGATTCCAACAATGATGCCCATCCTCAAACAGCCATCGGTCCAATTTGGAG GGGATGCTTCAATATCAGTGATGTTAATGGTCAAAATATTGTTGGACTTGTAGCTCACTTAACAAGCAGAGTTTGCTCAAAAGTGTTGGATGCAGCAACTGCACTTCCAGAATTGCTCACCATAGAAGTTGTGTCCAAATTCGATGTGTGGCCTCAAAGATTTCATAAATCACCACCTACTGCTGACGCTGTTGCTCTTAATTTCCTTCCTGAGTATGAAAG TGATGAAAAAGTTATTGATGGCCTGCTGGATAGAATGATTGAGCAAAACCTTGCACTCAAGGCAGTCATCAAAGACATGGAGCTCTTGGTCTTCCCATCTACTGATTTGCCGCTCGATAAATGGC GATTGTGTAGAAAATATTACCTGTGGGGTGTGTTTAAACTGAGTCTCCCAAACCTTCAATCAGTATACAACATGTAA
- the LOC123198887 gene encoding uncharacterized protein LOC123198887 isoform X1: MQMNVCQKCGDKGYLKDLIYCMQCKVSAEHRYCLDILPKSRREKVVWTCEECTPKDVKHCPVSSRKSERIIQAAEIRLNKRQVLKQTSFSKTKVHAQLGNLVEAKQPGINCFSSNDNLKRLPFYDENRFNEELRKQKRTLVLEDGENSDEESRLGEAEASPSVPTVYNGSLNTKQKRRLVLEDGENLVEESIPGEAEASPSVPTVYNGSLNTSYYLLPLDSNNDAHPQTAIGPIWRGCFNISDVNGQNIVGLVAHLTSRVCSKVLDAATALPELLTIEVVSKFDVWPQRFHKSPPTADAVALNFLPEYESDEKVIDGLLDRMIEQNLALKAVIKDMELLVFPSTDLPLDKWRLCRKYYLWGVFKLSLPNLQSVYNM; encoded by the exons ATGCAG ATGAATGTTTGTCAGAAATGTGGAGATAAAGGTTACTTGAAGGACCTTATATACTGTATGCAGTGTAAGGTTTCAGCAGAGCATCG TTATTGTCTGGACATACTGCCAAAGAGCAGAAGGGAAAAGGTTGTTTGGACATGTGAGGAATGTACTCCAAAAGATGTTAAGCACTGTCCAGTTTCATCGAGAAAAAGTGAACGCATCATTCAAGCTGCTGAAATTAGATTGAATAAGAGGCAGGTACTAAAGCAAACCAGTTTCTCAAAAACAAAGGTGCATGCCCAATTGGGTAACTTGGTTGAAGCAAAGCAGCCCGgaattaattgtttttcctCTAATGATAACTTGAAAAGACTGCCATTTTATGATGAAAACCGTTTCAATGAAGAGCTTAGGAAGCAAAAGAGGACACTGGTCCTGGAAGATGGAGAAAACTCAGATGAAGAGTCTAGACTGGGTGAAGCTGAAGCTTCTCCATCAGTTCCTACTGTCTACAATGGTTCATTGAACACTAAGCAAAAGAGGAGGCTGGTCCTGGAAGATGGAGAAAACTTGGTTGAAGAGTCTATACCGGGTGAAGCTGAAGCTTCTCCATCAGTTCCTACTGTCTACAATGGTTCATTGAACACATCATACTACTTGCTACCTTTGGATTCCAACAATGATGCCCATCCTCAAACAGCCATCGGTCCAATTTGGAG GGGATGCTTCAATATCAGTGATGTTAATGGTCAAAATATTGTTGGACTTGTAGCTCACTTAACAAGCAGAGTTTGCTCAAAAGTGTTGGATGCAGCAACTGCACTTCCAGAATTGCTCACCATAGAAGTTGTGTCCAAATTCGATGTGTGGCCTCAAAGATTTCATAAATCACCACCTACTGCTGACGCTGTTGCTCTTAATTTCCTTCCTGAGTATGAAAG TGATGAAAAAGTTATTGATGGCCTGCTGGATAGAATGATTGAGCAAAACCTTGCACTCAAGGCAGTCATCAAAGACATGGAGCTCTTGGTCTTCCCATCTACTGATTTGCCGCTCGATAAATGGC GATTGTGTAGAAAATATTACCTGTGGGGTGTGTTTAAACTGAGTCTCCCAAACCTTCAATCAGTATACAACATGTAA